The following are encoded in a window of Echeneis naucrates chromosome 19, fEcheNa1.1, whole genome shotgun sequence genomic DNA:
- the irbpl gene encoding retinol-binding protein 3: MNRVVMEQHTPPLLLMLLLFTLSASSSFQPALVLEMAKILLENYCFPENLVGMQEAIQQAITSGEILQISDRKTLAAVLTVGVQGALNDPRLTVSYEPNFVPVVPLMLPSLPTDQLIRLVRNSVKLDILEDNIGYLRVDRIIGEETAAKLGSLLRDNIWDKIAHTSSLIFDLRYSTTGQLSGVPFIISYFSDTQPLIHIDTVYDRPSNTTMELWTMPSIKGERYGKKKDVIILISKRTMGAAEAVAYTLKNLKRAIIVGERSAGGSVKVQKIKIEGSEFYITVPVARSVSPITGQSWEVSGVSPTVSVSPKEAVTKAKSLLAVRSSIPNIVQRISVIIGQLYAFTDRVPALQQQLQSTDLFSVISEEDLAVRLNQDLQTVSEDPRLTIKYMQDSSATAEEEPELYKDTDDPKVLAELVDTTFKVKILPGNAGYLRFDEFIESAALMKLEEVMAKKVWEPLKDTDYLIIDLRYNTGGYSPSLALILSYLQDASQRSHLFTIYDRIQNTTTEYYSVSEITGPTYGSKRGVYVLTSYYTASVGEEFAYLIQSLHRGTVIGEITSGALMHSKMFQIEKTDLAITVPSINFIDNNGECWLGGGVVPDAIVLAEDTIDHVHDVSHFHQGLRSLVEGTGELLEKYYAIHEVALKVSKVLMSKWAEGLYRSVVDFESLASQLTADLQEASSDHRLHVFHCDVEPESLHDIAKIPTAEEVGFIIDALFRIELLPGNVGYLRFDMMADVEVFNAIGPQFIKLVWSKIVNTDALIIDMRYNTGGYSTAIPLLCTYFFDAEPLIHLYTVFDCTTDTMTEVMTLPQVRGQRYGSSKDIYILTSHMTGSAAEVFTRTMKDLNRATVIGEPTIGGSLSSGTYQIRDSVLYASIPNQVVLSAVTGKVWSVSGVEPHVITQASDALHVAQRLTAPKPLKRKQVE, from the coding sequence ATGAACAGAGTGGTGATGGAGCAGCACACACCACCGCTGCTACTGATGCTTCTTCTGTTTACCCTCTCTGCCAGCTCATCATTTCAGCCTGCCCTGGTGTTAGAAATGGCAAAGATACTTCTGGAAAACTACTGCTTCCCTGAAAACCTGGTTGGTATGCAGGAGGCCATCCAGCAAGCAATCACCAGCGGGGAAATCCTGCAGATTTCAGATAGGAAGACCCTGGCAGCTGTTCTCACAGTCGGAGTACAAGGGGCGCTGAACGATCCACGGTTGACCGTATCATATGAGCCCAATTTTGTCCCAGTGGTGCCACTCATGCTGCCATCTCTCCCTACCGATCAACTAATCCGCCTGGTGAGGAACTCTGTCAAGCTGGATATCCTGGAAGACAACATTGGCTACTTGCGGGTAGATCGAATCATCGGGGAGGAGACAGCAGCAAAACTTGGGTCCCTGCTGAGGGACAACATCTGGGACAAAATTGCTCATACTTCCTCACTGATTTTTGACCTAAGGTACAGCACCACTGGACAACTGTCTGGAGTTCCCTTTATAATCTCCTATTTCTCAGACACTCAGCCACTCATCCACATTGACACTGTGTACGACAGGCCCTCGAATACAACCATGGAGCTGTGGACCATGCCATCAATAAAGGGAGAAAGgtatggaaaaaagaaagatgtgatTATTTTGATCAGTAAACGTACTATGGGGGCTGCTGAAGCAGTGGCATATACACTAAAAAACCTAAAGAGGGCCATCATAGTTGGAGAAAGGTCTGCTGGTGGGTCAGTAAAAGTCCAAAAGATTAAGATTGAAGGATCAGAGTTTTACATAACAGTTCCTGTGGCAAGATCTGTCAGTCCAATCACAGGCCAGAGCTGGGAAGTGAGTGGCGTTTCCCCAACAGTCAGTGTCAGCCCGAAGGAAGCCGTCACAAAAGCCAAGTCACTTCTGGCTGTGAGGAGCTCCATTCCAAACATTGTGCAGAGGATCTCCGTCATTATTGGGCAACTGTACGCTTTCACTGACAGAGTTCCAGCTCTTCAACAGCAGCTCCAATCGACGGACTTGTTCTCTGTCATATCTGAGGAGGATCTGGCAGTCAGACTCAACCAGGACCTCCAGACTGTTTCAGAGGATCCACGACTGACCATCAAATACATGCAGGATAGTAGTGccactgcagaggaggagccTGAGCTTTACAAGGATACTGATGATCCCAAAGTATTGGCAGAACTAGTTGATACAACATTCAAAGTGAAAATTCTCCCAGGCAACGCTGGCTATCTCCGCTTTGACGAGTTCATTGAGTCAGCTGCACTTATGAAACTAGAAGAGGTTATGGCCAAAAAGGTGTGGGAACCCCTAAAAGACACCGACTACCTAATTATTGATTTACGCTATAACACAGGCGGATACTCTCCTTCTCTAGCCCTCATACTGTCTTATCTACAGGACGCGTCCCAGAGGAGTCATCTTTTCACAATATATGACCGAATTcagaacacaacaacagaatatTACTCTGTTTCCGAAATTACAGGCCCAACGTACGGCTCCAAACGTGGGGTTTACGTGTTAACCAGCTACTACACAGCCAGTGTTGGGGAAGAGTTCGCCTACCTGATACAGTCACTACACCGCGGCACGGTCATTGGGGAAATTACATCTGGTGCGTTAATGCACTCAAAGATGTTTCAAATAGAGAAAACAGACCTTGCTATCACTGTCCCTTCCATAAACTTCATAGACAACAATGGGGAATGCTGGCTGGGAGGTGGGGTGGTCCCTGATGCCATTGTGCTAGCTGAAGACACTATTGATCATGTTCATGATGTCTCACATTTTCATCAAGGACTCAGGTCCCTCGTGGAGGGAACAGGAGAACTGCTAGAGAAATACTACGCAATCCATGAAGTTGCCCTGAAGGTCAGCAAGGTGCTGATGAGCAAATGGGCCGAGGGATTGTACCGATCAGTGGTTGACTTTGAATCGCTGGCCTCTCAGCTGACAGCAGACCTTCAGGAGGCCTCCAGCGATCACCGCCTCCATGTCTTCCATTGTGATGTTGAGCCTGAGTCACTTCACGACATTGCAAAGATCCCTACAGCAGAAGAAGTGGGATTTATAATTGATGCACTGTTTAGAATTGAGCTTCTACCAGGTAACGTTGGCTATTTAAGATTTGATATGATGGCAGATGTAGAGGTCTTCAACGCCATTGGCCCACAATTTATAAAATTAGTGTGGAGCAAGATAGTGAACACAGATGCCCTCATTATTGACATGAGGTACAACACTGGTGGGTATTCAACAGCCATTCCCCTTCTGTGCACTTATTTCTTCGACGCTGAACCTTTGATACATCTGTACACTGTCTTTGACTGCACCACAGACACCATGACAGAAGTCATGACATTGcctcaggtcagaggtcaaaggtatGGATCCTCTAAAGACATTTACATCCTCACCAGTCACATGACTGGGTCAGCAGCTGAAGTATTCACCCGCACTATGAAGGACCTAAACAGAGCAACAGTCATCGGAGAGCCAACGATCGGCGGCTCGCTGTCAAGTGGAACCTATCAGATCAGGGACAGCGTTCTGTATGCATCCATCCCCAACCAGGTTGTTTTGAGCGCCGTCACTGGGAAGGTGTGGAGTGTTTCAGGGGTGGAGCCACATGTTATTACCCAGGCAAGCGACGCCCTTCACGTAGCACAGAGACTTACAGCACCAAAGCCGTTGAAGAGAAAACAAGTGGAATAG
- the gdf2 gene encoding LOW QUALITY PROTEIN: growth/differentiation factor 2 (The sequence of the model RefSeq protein was modified relative to this genomic sequence to represent the inferred CDS: substituted 1 base at 1 genomic stop codon), whose amino-acid sequence MGDLHFQTLPPQSVFSSXVEGKVCASSVVWEGYHFKMLSSRAFLLEVCLSLVVSTGSCTCKPLNNDVQSEDTEGFFSQLSEVDILEEEDTDLRMENLLGNMKESFLRKLNLSDVPQEQNKICPPQFMMELYNKYASDNSAIPQSDVIRSFTIQGITLFHTNGTKSKHRLHFNISIPNHEKIAMAKLQLFFLPDTRAKVTSITFKATVKVYEVFHSDLTPTTQLLVGQELTGSQSIWTTFDVTTAIQSWIKSSRGATVFDVVVDRKDCAAFGSGDEQPGCLNMSLSVGDNTSAALIIFSDDLGSRRLEMRKELKEMILHEEETILHSGADWNRGGQLPNEIVEAQHPRRNKRKAEREYCRRTSLKVNFKDIGWDSWIVAPPEYDAFECRGLCYHPLTDESTPSKHALIQTLINIRDPKKANMACCVPIKLDPITVMYQENGRLTIRYLYEEMKVAECGCR is encoded by the exons ATGGGGGATCTCCATTTTCAAACCTTGCCACCGCAAAGTGTGTTTTCAAGCTGAGTAGAAGGTAAAGTTTGTGCCAGCTCAGTGGTTTGGGAAGGATATCATTTCAAAATGCTGAGCTCCAGAGCATTTTTGTTGGAGGTGTGTTTGAGCCTGGTGGTTTCTACTGGCTCCTGCACCTGTAAACCTCTCAACAATGATGTGCAAAGTGAGGACACTGAGGGATTCTTCTCGCAGCTGTCAGAGGTGGACAttctggaggaggaagacacaGACTTGAGGATGGAGAACCTCCTGGGTAACATGAAGGAGAGCTTTTTGAGGAAACTCAACTTGTCAGATGTTCCTCAGGAGCAAAACAAAATCTGCCCTCCACAGTTCATGATGGAGCTCTACAACAAATACGCCTCGGACAACTCGGCAATCCCTCAGTCTGATGTCATACGAAGTTTCACCATCCAAG GTATCACTCTCTTTCACACGAACGGCACAAAGTCAAAACACAGGCTGCACTTCAATATCAGCATCCCCAACCACGAAAAGATTGCCATGGCTAAACTCCAACTCTTCTTCCTGCCGGATACTAGGGCAAAGGTCACCTCCATCACGTTCAAGGCCACGGTCAAGGTTTATGAGGTGTTTCACAGTGATTTAACACCCACAACCCAGCTATTGGTCGGCCAAGAGCTGACAGGCTCGCAGAGTATATGGACGACGTTTGACGTAACCACCGCCATTCAAAGTTGGATCAAGTCAAGTAGAGGAGCAACCGTTTTCGATGTAGTGGTTGATAGGAAGGACTGTGCGGCTTTTGGTAGTGGAGACGAACAACCAGGCTGTCTAAACATGAGCTTGTCTGTTGGAGATAACACTTCAGCAGCTTTAATAATCTTCTCAGATGACCTTGGCAGCAGGAGGCTGGAGATGCGGAAGGAGCTGAAAGAGATGATCCTCCATGAAGAAGAAACCATTTTACACTCAGGTGCCGACTGGAACAGAGGAGGGCAACTTCCAAATGAGATCGTGGAAGCTCAGCACCCAcggagaaataaaagaaaggcaGAACGGGAATACTGCCGGCGGACCTCCCTCAAGGTCAACTTTAAAGACATCGGGTGGGACAGCTGGATTGTGGCACCTCCAGAATATGACGCCTTCGAATGTCGAGGCCTGTGTTACCACCCGCTGACGGATGAGTCCACCCCCTCCAAACACGCCCTCATCCAGACTCTGATCAACATCAGGGACCCCAAGAAAGCCAACATGGCGTGCTGCGTCCCCATCAAACTGGACCCCATCACAGTCATGTATCAGGAGAATGGACGTCTCACTATAAGATATCTGTACGAGGAGATGAAGGTGGCAGAGTGCGGCTGCAGGTAG
- the gdf10b gene encoding growth/differentiation factor 10, producing MGLFPWTPAMTSRLFLLLPLFVIVELSSGKLASVSEDLGEVARQAADGAPAVDQRVLTRESANRDMVSINMFKVYERYSKEPQSQREGNTVRSFKAVPRVSHGKEVFQFNLSSIPDSELVIFASFHFLYKRPRHNQRLWRFRRPRHPSGGLHYPHLSSPQLLFHGTSPNSALATPLGNITGVPFKKGSWQSRDVTAIVKQARDVHALVVTAEFDSEFGMARVQQRSPHGQERLSPANLPYLLVYADDRAIDEPNSVAMSLQRYGPSPLGDDASPSASASASPSASRIRRELHLQIQTNDIPEVHFNTLKNHELWQNTYFPAKAKAAAKTGRKQGQESSEGLSKPQVLSFDERTMKKARRRQWSEPRVCSRRYLRVDFADIGWSEWVLAPKSFDAYYCAGTCGFPIPKIVRPSNHATIQSIVRAVGIVPGIPEPCCVPEKMSPLSVLFLDPNRNMVLKVYPGMSVDTCACR from the exons atgggaCTATTTCCTTGGACCCCAGCCATGACCAGCCGGCTTTTTCTCTTGCTGCCTTTGTTTGTGATTGTGGAGTTAAGCTCGGGGAAACTCGCATCTGTGTCGGAGGACCTCGGTGAAGTCGCGCGTCAGGCTGCTGATGGCGCGCCGGCGGTGGATCAGCGCGTCCTGACGCGTGAGAGCGCAAACCGGGACATGGTGTCCATCAACATGTTCAAAGTGTACGAGAGGTACAGCAAAGAACCGCAGAGCCAGAGGGAAGGAAACACCGTGAGAAGTTTCAAAGCTGTCCCGA GAGTCTCACATGGAAAAGAAGTGTTCCAGTTCAACCTGTCCTCCATCCCAGACTCAGAGCTCGTCATCTTCGCATCGTTTCACTTCCTCTACAAGCGGCCCCGCCACAACCAGCGGCTGTGGCGTTTCCGGAGGCCCCGCCACCCGTCTGGCGGCCTCCACTATCCACATCTTTCCTCCCCACAGCTCCTCTTCCATGGGACATCCCCAAATTCAGCTCTTGCCACACCGCTAGGAAACATAACTGGGGTTCCTTTCAAGAAAGGCTCTTGGCAGTCGAGGGACGTAACAGCAATAGTGAAACAGGCCAGAGATGTCCACGCACTTGTTGTCACGGCGGAGTTTGATTCTGAGTTTGGTATGGCCCGGGTGCAGCAGAGGAGCCCTCACGGACAAGAGCGCCTCTCACCAGCCAACCTGCCGTATCTTCTGGTGTACGCAGACGATCGAGCTATCGATGAGCCAAACAGCGTGGCCATGTCACTCCAGCGGTACGGGCCGTCCCCTCTAGGGGACGACGCATCCCCCTCAgcttcagcctcagcctcacCCTCAGCCTCGAGGATCCGGAGGGAGCTCCATCTCCAGATCCAAACAAATGACATCCCAGAGGTCCATTTCAACACCTTGAAGAATCATGAACTGTGGCAGAACACGTACTTCCCGGCTAAAGCCAAAGCAGCCGCCAAAACAGGAAGGAAGCAGGGTCAGGAGAGCAGCGAGGGCCTGAGCAAGCCGCAGGTGCTGAGCTTCGACGAGAGGACAATGAAGAAGGCCAGGAGGAGACAGTGGAGCGAGCCCAGGGTTTGCTCCAGGAGGTACCTCAGGGTAGACTTTGCTGACATTGGCTGGAGCGAATGGGTTCTGGCACCAAAGTCGTTCGATGCCTACTACTGCGCCGGGACCTGTGGCTTCCCCATCCCTAAA ATTGTGAGGCCGTCCAATCATGCCACCATCCAGAGCATCGTCAGAGCTGTGGGTATCGTTCCCGGCATCCCCGAACCGTGCTGCGTCCCGGAGAAGATGAGTCCCCTCAGCGTGCTTTTCCTCGACCCAAACAGGAATATGGTGCTCAAGGTTTACCCCGGCATGTCTGTGGATACCTGTGCCTGTCGATAG